The Thermus hydrothermalis nucleotide sequence GCCCGTTTCCCCGGGGACACGGGGAGCACCGAGGTGCAGGTGGCCCTCCTCACCCTGCGCATCAACAAGCTCTCCGAGCACCTCAAGGTGCACAAGCACGACCACCACTCCCACCGGGGCCTCCTCATGCTGGTGGGGCAACGCCGGAGGCTTCTCCGCTACCTGGAGCGGG carries:
- the rpsO gene encoding 30S ribosomal protein S15; translated protein: ARFPGDTGSTEVQVALLTLRINKLSEHLKVHKHDHHSHRGLLMLVGQRRRLLRYLEREDPERYRALVEKLGLRN